The Tumebacillus sp. BK434 region ATGTAGATCGCGGGCAGCTTGGTTTCAAACGCAAACATGTAAGGTGTTAGCTCGTTTGTAGTGGAGTCAGTAAGAACCTTAACGAAAGGTTGTTCGTGCAAAAGAGAGGCCGGGCAGATGACGCTCGGCCTCTTGTTATTGACAAATACAAACATGATCATATAATGTCTATATAAAACCAAACGAATTTGAGGTGCGTCTATTGGAGTCTGTTTCGGATTTGTTTTGGGAGGCCTCGGTGGAAGAGATGAAGCGGGGGTACAGGCACCGGGCGGCAGACAGCGAATACGTGTGCCTGATCTGCGGGGAGACGTTTGAGGAAGGCTTGATCTACCCGTCTGACGGGCGGCTGTACGAAGCGGGCAAATACGCCGGGGTGCATGTGGAGCGGGAGCATGGGTCGGTGTTTGAATTTCTGCTGGGACTTGGCAAGAAACTGACCGGCCTCACCGACTTGCAACGCAAGCTCCTGCACTATTTCTACTATGGCTACACCGACAGCGAGATTGTGGACGCGATGGATGGCGGGAGCACGTCGACGATTCGCAATCACCGCTTCTCGCTGCGGGAGAAAGAAAAACAGGCCAAAGTCTTTCTGGCCATCATGGCCGCGATTGACGGCAAATCGCAAAAAGAGAGGAAGGCGGAGCTGATGTCTCGGGAACGTCGCGCGAAATTGAAACAGGAATATTTGAACACACCGAAAAAGATGGGGATCTTCCAGATTCGCAATCTGGTCAACGGGAAAATTTTTCTCGGCAGCTCGCCGAACTTGCCCGGCAAGGAGAACTCGGTGCTGTTCCAGTTGCGCATGGGCAGCCATTACAACAAAGCCCTGCAGCAGGAATACCAAGAGTTTGGCGCGGACAATTTTGTCTTCGAAACGGTGGCTGAGATCAAACACCGCGAGGAGGCGACGCAGGAAGAGTATAAGCAGGAACTTGAAGACTTGCTGGAACTGTGGATGGAAGAACTCCAGCCGTACGGGGATCGCGGGTATCATAAAAAGTAAAATCCTTACAAAAAGACAGGTATTCCATGCTGAATACCTGTCTTTAATGATGTGAATATGCGATGTTGTGAAGGGCAAGCTACGTGTAGTTGGGCATGGTATTGGAGGTACATACAGGATGGCACATACTCATGTAAAACTCACTTCGGCTGAAATTTCGCTCTTATGGGGCAGTTACATAAGCGACAGCATGACCAGGCAGATGTTTGATTATTTTCTGGGGAATGTGGAAGACCCGGATGTGCAACAGCTTCTGCAACAGGCGCACACCCATTGTGAGGAAGATATGTGCGCGGTGGCAGCCCTTTTTCGCGAGGAAGGGATTCCGGAGCCGTTGGGGTTTACCGCAGCGGATGCACGCCGGGATGCGCCGCGGCTGTATTCGGATGTCACGCTGCTGTTCTTTTTGAAAAACAGGACGATGATCGTGCAGACGCTCAACGCGATGTCCGCCTCGCTGTCAGCCAGGGAAGATGTTCGGGAGTTCTTTTCGGAGCGGCTGCTGCGGTTCAATGAGATGAACAACCGGCAGATTTCGATGATGCTGGAAAAAGGTGTCTATACGCGCCCGCCGTTCGTCACGTTGCCGGAAAAGGTGGACATGGTGAAGGATGACAGCTTCTTGAGCGGCATCTGGGACAAGCGCCCGCTGCTCGCTCAGGAGGCTGCGAATCTGTTTTTGAATCAGGAGATCAATGCGCTGGGCGCAACGGTGCTGAAAGGGTATCTCCAGACCGCACAGGACAAGGACGTGCGCAAGTATCTGGAGCGCGGGTATGAGCTGGCGATGAAGTTTGCCTCGTTGTTTGCTGATGAACTGCGGCAGGCAGGAGTGGTCTTTGCGGTCAACCCTTATTTTGAAGTCACCAACTCAAACGTGCCGCCGTTTTCAGACAAGCTGATGCTCGCTCATGTGGACGCGCTGAACACGGCCGGGATCAGCAATTACGGGGTCGGGCTGTCGTCTTCGATGCGGCGGGACTTGGTGTCGATGTACACGAAATGCATCGCTCAGACGCTGGAGTTCGCTTCGGACGGTGCACAGCTGGTGATCGAAAAAGGCTGGCTGGAGCAGCCGCCGCAAGTGTGAAGCAAAAAGGCAATGTACATTATCGTACATTGCCTTGTTTTTTATGGAAGTAATAGGAGCTGACCAAGATCAGCAGCGAGCTGCCGAGGACGAGGATCAGCAGGAACGGGAACATCCACGCAGCGGGCAGGAACAGGCTGAGCAAAAGCAGCGCCCCGGTGATGACAAACACGCGGCCGGCGAAGATATGGGTCTTGCGCCAGACTTCCGGGCTGGACAGGGTCCACGGCGTTTTGATGCCAAAATAATAGTTCTGCTGGAAGCGCGGCATATAGTTGCCGAGGAGCAGGAACAGCAGGCCGATCAGCCCCGGGACAAAGCGCGCTATGTTGAAGTCGTAGCCGAGCCAGTTGGAGATCACGACCGCTTGGATGCCGAGGAAGAAGAGCATCAGCAAGTTGTTGACGAGGTACAGGCTCGAAGCGAAACGCGGGTAGTTGGCGCGTTTGGGGTCGATCTTCGGCATCAGTTGGAGCACGGCATAGACGATGATCATGAGCACCGGAGCCAGCCAGATGCCGGTCAATTTGGAGGAGTAGTCGTCCGGTTCTCCATTCACTCCCCAGTGCGTGGGAATCTGGTCGGGCAGCTGCGGGTAGACCCAGATGCTTGCTCCGATGGAGATGAGGATGATCAGAAACGGAAGAATGTGTTTTTTCATCACGGTATCAGTCCTTTCAGTCCTTGTCTGCAGAAAATTGGAGAACCCATTTGAGCAGGTCTTGGAAGACGGTGGTATTCAAGGAGTAGTAGATATGCTGGCCTTGGCGCTCATCCCAGACGAGGTCGGCCTGTTTGAGCAGGCTGAGGTGGTGGGAGATGCTCGGTTTGGTCATCCGAAACTGGTCGGCGATCTCGCCGGCCGTCATGTCCCGCTCTTTGAGCAGATCGAGGATCTTGCGGCGGGTCGGATCGGACAGAGCCTTGAAAGCTTGGTTTAAAGTCAATAGGTTCGCTTCCCTTCGAGATTTAGAAAAGTGTCTAAATGTCTAATTCCATAAAAACATATTTTCTGCAAAGTGTCAAGGCGGGAAGTGGCGAGGCGATCGTCGGTACGGGAGCAATTGCAAGGCTGTTCATAGGGAGCGGCCTGATGTGATGCCTATTTTGGGGGGACAGGTACAAGTGCCTTTCCGAAAAGGCGGGTTGACGCATTAGATAGCAGTGTGAAGTGATACACAAACATTTTTGATTGAAGGAGTGTTGTGAAATGTACGGTGCTTTTGGCGGTTACACCCGTTGGGCGGTTGTATTCCTGATCATCTTCGTTCTGTTCTTCCTGCTCGTACCTATCTGCTACCCGGTGCAAACTACGCAAGTTCGCTGCGACTAATCCATCCATCTTCCTGCGGGAGTCCCCGAGTGATCGGGGGCTCCTGTTGGTTTTTGGGAGTGATAAAGATTATCAATGTCAATTATCGACTGAAAATGACGATGACAATCATTCTCGGTTGAAAATATAGGGTCTACCTTTTGTTTTTGTGGAATTACGGCTGTTATCGTGGTAATATGATGATAATAAGGAGTTGGGATGAGGAGGTTGAGGCAGATGCAGCTGTCGGCAAGATCGGAGAAGTTGATTCGGTACGGAATGATTCTGACATTTATCGTGTTTTTGATTAAGATCATCGGGGGTTATATGACCGGCTCATTGGCCTTGATTTCGGACGGATGGCATCTGGCCGGGGATCTGGTCACACTTGCGCTGTCGTGGTGGGGGCTGAAGCAGTCGGTGAAGCCGGCGACCCGCAAGCAGTCGTTTGGCATGTATCGGGCGGAGATTGTGACGGCGTTTATGGCCAACCTGCTCTTGGTCGGTGTCGGAGTCTATATTGTGATCGAAGCGGTGCAGGCGTTCTTTCATCCGGTCGCGGTGCAAGGCGGCTGGGTGTTTGGGCTGACGGCGGTCGGGTTGGTGATCTATACGGCGCTGACCTGGCTGCTCGGTCAGGAGAAGGACAATATGAATGCGAAGTCGGCTTGGCTGCACTTTTTGGGCGATGCATTGGCTTCGGTGGCGATTCTGATCGGTGCGGCGGTGATCTATTTTACCGGCTGGTATTGGGTGGACGCCATTTTGGGCGGTCTGGTCGGCGTGGTGATCATGGCCGGAGCGGCGAAGATGGCGTGGGAAGGGGCTCATATTTTGCTGGAGTTCGCTCCGCAGCACATCGAACCGGAAGAGGTGGAACGGGAGCTGCTGGCGATTGAGGACGTGACGGCGGTGACCGACCTGCATCTGTGGAGCTTGACGCCGACGCAGCATTTTATGAGCGTGCATTTGGCGGTCGCTGTGGAAAGGATTTCCGAAGGGGAACTGGTGATCCGCAAGGCGCAGCAGATGATGCTGGAAAGGTTTGGCGTGCATCATGTGACGGTGCAGTTGGAGACGGGGTCTTGCCGAACTTGTTTCCATACGGTGGTGGAGATGAACGGGCACTGTGTGGCTTGTCCGGAGATGCGCGATGAATTGATTGTGATGCAGTAAACGGTCGCAGGAAGGGGTGAGGAGCTCCTCCCTGCGAGGGAGACCCCATGTGCTGCTGAGCGGGAAACGTCGCGCATGGGGTGCCGGGAGAGGGCAACTTCGTGCGTTGCTTATTTTTGATAAGTGAAGGTGGCGCCGTCATGTCGGGTGATGCCGGGGACTTGGGACAAGTCTTCAGCGAGCCGCATGGCGGCGTCGTCTTTTTGTTTGGCTTCGACCATGATGTCGAGGTCGCTGCCGCCGAGCTCGTGGACGAGGTCGAGGAAGGGCAGCAGGTCGCCTGGGTCGATGTAGTCGGCGTGATGTGTGGGCTTGTCCGCGTCCTTGGGGGAGGAAACGTGGATTTTCGGCGGCAGGCCGGTGTGTTCCCAGAGACGGAAAACGCGGGGGACGAGGTCGCGCAGGTCTTCGTTCCCCGGATTGCAGCGGTGGTGGTGGATGTCGAGCACCATCGGGATGTTGAGCTGCTCGCACAGCTGCAAGGTCTCCGCGGCCGTGTAGGTTTTGTCGTCGTTTTCGAGGGTGAGGCGGGCTTGGACGTGTGGCGGCACGAGCTGCCAGTTGGCGGCGAAGCGGGCCAGCGATTCGCTTTTGTCTTTGTAGCTGCCTCCGACGTGCATGACGAGCTTGGCCCGCTCGTCGAGGCCCATCATGGTGAACATGCGGACGTGGCGCTCGAGGTCGCGGACAGAATTGGCGACCACATCTTGGGACTTGGAGTTGAGCAAGGTGAAGTGGTCGGGGTGGAAGGAGACGCGCATCGCTTTGGCTTTGATATAATCGCCGACTTCGGCGAATTCGGGGCCGAGCTTGCCCCAGAAATCCCAGTCGGCCGTCAGCTCATGGCCGAGCAGCGGGATCAGCTTGGAGGTGAAGCGGTAGACGTGCAGACCGTGGGCATGGGCATGGCGCAGCACGCGCAGGGAGTTCTGGATGTTGGAGGC contains the following coding sequences:
- a CDS encoding GIY-YIG nuclease family protein, which translates into the protein MEEMKRGYRHRAADSEYVCLICGETFEEGLIYPSDGRLYEAGKYAGVHVEREHGSVFEFLLGLGKKLTGLTDLQRKLLHYFYYGYTDSEIVDAMDGGSTSTIRNHRFSLREKEKQAKVFLAIMAAIDGKSQKERKAELMSRERRAKLKQEYLNTPKKMGIFQIRNLVNGKIFLGSSPNLPGKENSVLFQLRMGSHYNKALQQEYQEFGADNFVFETVAEIKHREEATQEEYKQELEDLLELWMEELQPYGDRGYHKK
- a CDS encoding DUF3231 family protein, whose protein sequence is MAHTHVKLTSAEISLLWGSYISDSMTRQMFDYFLGNVEDPDVQQLLQQAHTHCEEDMCAVAALFREEGIPEPLGFTAADARRDAPRLYSDVTLLFFLKNRTMIVQTLNAMSASLSAREDVREFFSERLLRFNEMNNRQISMMLEKGVYTRPPFVTLPEKVDMVKDDSFLSGIWDKRPLLAQEAANLFLNQEINALGATVLKGYLQTAQDKDVRKYLERGYELAMKFASLFADELRQAGVVFAVNPYFEVTNSNVPPFSDKLMLAHVDALNTAGISNYGVGLSSSMRRDLVSMYTKCIAQTLEFASDGAQLVIEKGWLEQPPQV
- a CDS encoding cation diffusion facilitator family transporter, whose protein sequence is MQLSARSEKLIRYGMILTFIVFLIKIIGGYMTGSLALISDGWHLAGDLVTLALSWWGLKQSVKPATRKQSFGMYRAEIVTAFMANLLLVGVGVYIVIEAVQAFFHPVAVQGGWVFGLTAVGLVIYTALTWLLGQEKDNMNAKSAWLHFLGDALASVAILIGAAVIYFTGWYWVDAILGGLVGVVIMAGAAKMAWEGAHILLEFAPQHIEPEEVERELLAIEDVTAVTDLHLWSLTPTQHFMSVHLAVAVERISEGELVIRKAQQMMLERFGVHHVTVQLETGSCRTCFHTVVEMNGHCVACPEMRDELIVMQ
- a CDS encoding DUF1648 domain-containing protein, producing the protein MKKHILPFLIILISIGASIWVYPQLPDQIPTHWGVNGEPDDYSSKLTGIWLAPVLMIIVYAVLQLMPKIDPKRANYPRFASSLYLVNNLLMLFFLGIQAVVISNWLGYDFNIARFVPGLIGLLFLLLGNYMPRFQQNYYFGIKTPWTLSSPEVWRKTHIFAGRVFVITGALLLLSLFLPAAWMFPFLLILVLGSSLLILVSSYYFHKKQGNVR
- a CDS encoding autorepressor SdpR family transcription factor, giving the protein MTLNQAFKALSDPTRRKILDLLKERDMTAGEIADQFRMTKPSISHHLSLLKQADLVWDERQGQHIYYSLNTTVFQDLLKWVLQFSADKD
- the uvsE gene encoding UV DNA damage repair endonuclease UvsE, producing the protein MKIRLGFVAMSQHLKNASPSQTMTVTNFQKIINREAGLRKLTRIAASNIQNSLRVLRHAHAHGLHVYRFTSKLIPLLGHELTADWDFWGKLGPEFAEVGDYIKAKAMRVSFHPDHFTLLNSKSQDVVANSVRDLERHVRMFTMMGLDERAKLVMHVGGSYKDKSESLARFAANWQLVPPHVQARLTLENDDKTYTAAETLQLCEQLNIPMVLDIHHHRCNPGNEDLRDLVPRVFRLWEHTGLPPKIHVSSPKDADKPTHHADYIDPGDLLPFLDLVHELGGSDLDIMVEAKQKDDAAMRLAEDLSQVPGITRHDGATFTYQK